The region ATTTGTAATCCCTATCCAGGTGTGGTTTCTGCTCTGTTATGTACTGCGTGCTGACCAATTTGTTCAGCATGAGCTTAAGTGTACGGGGAATAACGATTCTCGCAAAGGGATACATCTGAGGAAACTGCTACTTGTGACTTCCCACACGCCGATGAGGCTCAAAAATATGTAACTGTCTGTATCAGGCAACGCTCGACAATAAGTTTTCAACTGCCTTGCGGGCGTGTGTGCGCAGCTCGGGAACGGCGGTCGCCTCCCAAAGCTGAGCCTTCAGAAGGGGACCTACGTATCGGACGTGCGTCAACGAACGGCCGGCGCTACCGACGATGCGGTAGCTGTCATCGACGGCGAGACCCAGAGCCAGCTCGTCCACAGCCAACGCCCCGGCGTCGCGCAGCTGGACGATGAGCGGATCGCTGACTCGATTCAAGTCGCTGGAAGGCCCGGTGCAGTTGATGACTACGCCATAAGTCGCCGTGGCTGGCCGATCCGATCCCCTTGGCCGCCAGGTCACGCGCACACGCCCGTCTTCGACGCTGGCATCGATCAGTCTCCCCTGCTGGACGCTCAGCTGACCCGCGTCCATTGCGGCCCGGATGCGCCTGTAGATCGCCGGCGCGGCACGATGGCGATGCGTGTCCCAATAGGGCATGAGGTGCCGCATGAACTGCCTGCGGCCGGCAAGGCTGAGCTGCTGCCACAGTCGGGGCGTATGCGATCGCAGCCCCCCGATCACATCGCGCCAATCGTGACCCTCCTTGGCGGCGTCGCGGACGAGGGCGCGCACGCGGCGCAATTGCGCACGCACACTCGCTTCCCCGGTCAGGAAGTCCGGCGCGACCAGGCCTGCGTGCGGGGCTGTTTCCTGCTCGCGATGCGGCTGCGGTAGCAAGGCGCGGCGCGACAGCATCGTGATCGGCCCCCTGTGGCCCTGGTCGAGGAGACGCAGCACGGCGTCGTATGCGGTGAGGCCCGTGCCCACCAGCAACACATGCTCCTCAGGCTGCAGGCGCTCCAGCACGCCGTGCGACCATACGTCGTTGACCAGGGGGCCGCCGTTCCAGTGGGCATTGCTTGCGGTCGCAGGGGGTCGCGGCGTGAAGTTGCCCAGCGCGAGGATCACCTCGGTGGCTTCGATGCGCCGACCCGAGTTCAAGACCA is a window of Caenimonas aquaedulcis DNA encoding:
- a CDS encoding FAD/NAD(P)-binding protein; its protein translation is MKNHPTYAIVGAGFSGMAVAIQLLRKLPGPARICLINRSLSFGRGLAYGTNSPSHLLNVPAGRMSLDPDQDSGFIDFLQSRGLPYKGGDFVPRSLYGDYLERSLLKAQAGAADGVKLELVEAEVLSIDMEGAGESPTLVLNSGRRIEATEVILALGNFTPRPPATASNAHWNGGPLVNDVWSHGVLERLQPEEHVLLVGTGLTAYDAVLRLLDQGHRGPITMLSRRALLPQPHREQETAPHAGLVAPDFLTGEASVRAQLRRVRALVRDAAKEGHDWRDVIGGLRSHTPRLWQQLSLAGRRQFMRHLMPYWDTHRHRAAPAIYRRIRAAMDAGQLSVQQGRLIDASVEDGRVRVTWRPRGSDRPATATYGVVINCTGPSSDLNRVSDPLIVQLRDAGALAVDELALGLAVDDSYRIVGSAGRSLTHVRYVGPLLKAQLWEATAVPELRTHARKAVENLLSSVA